From Marinobacter alexandrii, one genomic window encodes:
- a CDS encoding beta-galactosidase small subunit, whose protein sequence is MRSSISFIFAAVILYAKDEWARKFGGLAQECGLKLSNLPLGVPVDSFVRKKRKASLSIHFISLEKSSIEVTNGSIRMVFSKNTGYLSSYQLNGYEIIEKALKPNFWRAPTDNDFASGMPLRQSYWKEVVDKLSLKNFSFNEHNSEVVSVHEDEDDSIQITTKYKIDGGKLKVDYQLTTISNLPNIPRVGLQVKLDEELDQLKWFGRGPLETYADKKTGSFFGLYTESVKDDYTYYVRPQESSNKAEVWWAELTNSEGNGIRIEAEQDPLSISAWPFTLENIEEAKRIEELEFSNITLNIDYKQMGVGGDNTWNRDAGPHVPFRIPAKSYRYTFWIKPVMK, encoded by the coding sequence ATGAGAAGTAGTATTTCATTCATTTTTGCAGCTGTTATTCTCTATGCAAAAGATGAGTGGGCAAGAAAATTTGGTGGGTTAGCGCAGGAATGTGGGTTGAAGCTTTCAAATCTCCCACTAGGCGTCCCTGTTGATTCTTTTGTTAGGAAAAAAAGAAAGGCAAGTCTGAGTATTCATTTTATCAGTCTGGAAAAATCGTCTATTGAGGTCACTAATGGAAGCATAAGAATGGTTTTTAGTAAAAACACAGGCTACCTATCCAGTTATCAATTGAATGGTTATGAAATAATAGAAAAAGCATTGAAGCCAAATTTTTGGCGTGCACCAACAGATAATGACTTTGCCTCAGGGATGCCTCTGCGTCAGAGTTACTGGAAAGAGGTGGTCGATAAACTATCACTCAAGAATTTCTCTTTCAATGAGCACAATAGTGAAGTTGTTTCAGTCCATGAAGATGAGGATGATAGTATCCAAATCACTACAAAATACAAAATCGATGGAGGAAAGCTAAAAGTAGATTATCAACTCACGACCATTTCGAATCTTCCTAACATTCCACGAGTGGGATTACAGGTTAAATTAGATGAGGAACTTGATCAACTGAAGTGGTTTGGAAGAGGACCCTTGGAAACATATGCTGACAAGAAAACAGGATCGTTCTTTGGACTTTATACTGAATCAGTAAAAGATGATTATACTTATTATGTCCGTCCACAGGAGAGCAGCAATAAAGCAGAAGTGTGGTGGGCTGAGCTGACCAATAGTGAAGGCAATGGCATCCGAATTGAAGCAGAACAAGATCCACTAAGTATAAGTGCCTGGCCATTTACTTTAGAAAATATTGAAGAAGCGAAAAGAATAGAAGAGCTTGAATTTAGTAACATCACGCTGAATATTGACTATAAACAAATGGGCGTAGGAGGGGATAACACATGGAATAGAGATGCGGGACCCCATGTGCCTTTTAGAATTCCAGCTAAGAGTTATCGATATACTTTCTGGATTAAACCAGTAATGAAATGA
- a CDS encoding glycoside hydrolase family 2 TIM barrel-domain containing protein, whose protein sequence is MNTTTEIAGVQSLKENEYKEMMKILTSILLIIFTLHLGAQQVPEWRNPTITQINRLQARATSISYENEQQALRGLIEESPRYQSLNGTWQFYWAAVPEELPSGFEKQGYETSQWSEIEVPSNWELQGFGQPIYTNVQYPFRPVNPPYPPTEENAAGAYLNTFDIPKNWTDHQITLHFGGVTSAMYVWLNGQFVGYSEDSRLPAEFDITDFLSEKGNKLAVKVIRWSDGSYLEDQDHWRLSGIHRDVYLSASPKVQLYDFAVRTDLDENYKDAQLQIRPEIEVFDGANYESWSLEAQLFDDQNRSVFAEKLSRPVKQVVEQRYPPRGNVRFPLMEVTVKNPKKWSAEFPYLYTLIFYLKNDQGRVVETRSTKIGFREVEIKSGELLVNGQSIKLYGVNRHDHHRYRGKAVTDESMLKDVLLMKQFNFNAVRTSHYPNNPRFYDICNEYGLYVMDEANIETHGIGSVLSNNPDWATPHVERGLRMVERDKNHPSIIMWSLGNEAGHGPNHAAMSGWMKAADPTRPIHYEGAQAIHGYGDNRTTLIDPVWVDVRSRMYNSIESMVEMANQEEDGRPVVWCEYAHSMGNSTGNLFEFWDAIRANKRLIGAFIWDWMDQALVKKGPNGEEQLVYGGDFGEKYHDGNFNLNGIINADQTPKPATWEAKKVFQPVAMKRHKWQPEKFVIMNRHHFADLSQFQASYEILEDGIKIKEGTLELPEVHAGMQTILDFKIPELNFKQGKEYFINFYFKLSEEKNWAKKGHLVAWEQFLIPNPKGASEANMAVSTTVSLSENDLELIVESDGYSIVFNKSSGWISSITQGNSGFLSSEMKPNFWRPLTDNDERGSRIQDRQKEWKTALKEIELKDFVVSKGESQVVIKTTHWLPGVSASYKTIYIIRSSQIDLSVDFNPATSNPEIPRVGWQFQMDDQYDSWSWYGRGPHENYSDRKLGAAIGKYEISVVNDFFHYIQPQESNNRTDVRWMSLTNSSREGLKFIGEPTLSGSAWPYTMNDLQEAKHIYELPERENITVNIDHVQMGVGGDDSWTIWAKPHEPFRIKPERIKYGFTIELLGNKDN, encoded by the coding sequence ATGAATACAACCACAGAAATAGCAGGAGTTCAGTCTCTTAAAGAAAATGAATACAAAGAAATGATGAAGATACTTACATCGATACTGCTGATCATTTTCACACTTCATTTAGGAGCTCAACAAGTTCCGGAATGGCGCAACCCTACCATTACTCAGATTAATCGCCTTCAGGCTAGAGCTACTTCTATTTCCTACGAAAATGAACAACAAGCGCTTAGAGGATTAATCGAAGAAAGCCCACGCTATCAATCATTGAATGGAACCTGGCAGTTCTATTGGGCGGCAGTTCCAGAAGAATTGCCAAGTGGTTTTGAAAAGCAAGGATACGAAACCAGCCAATGGTCGGAAATCGAAGTTCCCTCTAATTGGGAGCTGCAAGGCTTTGGTCAACCTATTTATACCAATGTACAGTATCCATTTCGTCCGGTCAATCCACCATACCCACCAACAGAAGAAAATGCAGCAGGAGCCTATTTAAATACTTTTGATATTCCAAAAAACTGGACAGACCATCAAATCACACTTCACTTCGGAGGTGTAACCTCAGCTATGTATGTGTGGTTGAATGGTCAGTTTGTAGGTTATAGCGAAGACAGTCGATTACCAGCTGAATTTGACATTACTGATTTTTTGAGTGAAAAAGGAAACAAGCTTGCCGTCAAAGTTATTCGTTGGTCTGATGGAAGTTATCTCGAAGATCAGGACCACTGGAGGTTGAGTGGAATTCATCGAGATGTTTATCTCTCAGCTTCACCAAAAGTTCAACTATATGATTTTGCTGTGCGAACTGATCTGGATGAGAATTATAAAGATGCTCAACTTCAAATTAGACCGGAGATTGAAGTTTTTGATGGAGCTAACTATGAAAGCTGGTCATTGGAAGCTCAGCTTTTTGATGATCAAAATCGATCCGTTTTTGCTGAAAAATTATCTAGACCTGTTAAGCAGGTCGTAGAACAGCGATACCCACCTCGTGGAAATGTTCGATTTCCTTTGATGGAAGTTACAGTCAAGAATCCTAAGAAATGGAGCGCAGAATTTCCTTACCTGTACACATTGATATTCTATCTAAAGAATGATCAGGGAAGGGTTGTCGAGACCAGAAGTACTAAAATTGGCTTTCGGGAAGTGGAAATAAAAAGTGGAGAGTTACTGGTCAATGGTCAATCAATAAAACTATATGGAGTCAATCGTCATGATCATCATCGGTATAGGGGAAAGGCTGTTACAGACGAATCAATGCTGAAAGATGTACTATTGATGAAGCAGTTCAACTTTAATGCAGTGCGAACATCGCACTATCCAAACAACCCAAGGTTCTATGATATCTGCAATGAATACGGACTTTATGTCATGGATGAAGCCAACATCGAGACTCATGGAATAGGGAGTGTGCTTTCTAATAATCCGGACTGGGCCACACCACATGTTGAAAGAGGCCTCCGAATGGTGGAGCGGGACAAGAATCATCCATCCATCATCATGTGGTCATTAGGGAATGAAGCAGGTCATGGTCCCAATCATGCAGCTATGTCAGGGTGGATGAAAGCAGCTGATCCAACGAGACCTATTCATTATGAAGGAGCGCAGGCCATTCATGGCTATGGAGACAACCGCACGACACTGATTGACCCAGTATGGGTAGACGTGAGAAGCCGAATGTATAACTCCATCGAATCCATGGTAGAGATGGCCAATCAGGAAGAAGATGGCCGCCCTGTGGTGTGGTGTGAATATGCCCACAGCATGGGTAATAGCACAGGTAATTTATTTGAGTTTTGGGATGCTATTCGAGCGAACAAGCGACTGATTGGTGCATTTATCTGGGACTGGATGGATCAGGCTTTGGTAAAGAAAGGACCTAATGGAGAGGAGCAATTGGTGTATGGTGGAGATTTTGGCGAGAAATACCACGATGGAAACTTCAACCTGAATGGAATCATCAATGCGGACCAGACACCAAAACCAGCTACATGGGAGGCTAAAAAGGTTTTTCAACCAGTAGCGATGAAACGTCATAAATGGCAGCCAGAAAAGTTTGTCATCATGAATAGGCATCACTTCGCTGACCTTTCGCAATTCCAGGCATCCTATGAAATTTTAGAAGACGGGATAAAGATAAAAGAAGGAACATTGGAATTGCCAGAAGTCCATGCTGGTATGCAGACGATATTAGATTTTAAGATTCCAGAACTGAATTTCAAACAAGGGAAAGAATATTTCATCAATTTCTATTTTAAGCTATCTGAAGAAAAGAATTGGGCAAAGAAAGGTCATTTAGTAGCTTGGGAGCAATTTCTGATCCCGAACCCAAAAGGAGCAAGTGAAGCAAATATGGCAGTTTCAACTACAGTAAGTCTGAGCGAGAATGATTTAGAACTGATCGTTGAATCTGATGGGTACTCGATCGTGTTTAATAAAAGCTCCGGATGGATTTCTTCCATCACGCAAGGAAATAGTGGCTTTCTAAGTTCTGAAATGAAACCTAATTTTTGGAGACCACTGACTGACAATGATGAGCGCGGCAGCCGTATACAGGATAGGCAGAAAGAGTGGAAAACGGCGCTCAAGGAGATTGAACTTAAAGATTTTGTCGTATCAAAAGGAGAGAGTCAAGTGGTCATAAAAACTACTCACTGGCTTCCAGGCGTCTCTGCATCCTATAAAACCATATATATCATTCGCTCGAGTCAGATAGATTTGAGTGTAGACTTTAATCCTGCTACTAGTAATCCTGAGATCCCCCGAGTGGGGTGGCAGTTTCAAATGGATGATCAATACGATTCATGGAGCTGGTATGGAAGAGGTCCTCACGAAAACTATAGTGATCGTAAGCTGGGGGCTGCAATTGGTAAGTATGAGATTTCAGTAGTTAATGACTTTTTTCACTACATCCAGCCACAAGAGAGTAACAATCGGACAGATGTAAGATGGATGAGCTTAACGAATTCAAGTAGAGAAGGACTGAAGTTTATTGGAGAGCCAACTCTTTCTGGAAGTGCATGGCCTTATACCATGAATGACTTACAAGAAGCGAAACACATCTACGAACTTCCAGAAAGAGAGAACATTACAGTAAATATTGATCATGTGCAGATGGGTGTGGGAGGTGATGATAGCTGGACGATATGGGCGAAACCTCACGAGCCATTTAGAATAAAACCCGAGCGTATCAAATATGGATTTACCATTGAATTGCTCGGAAATAAAGATAACTAA
- a CDS encoding alpha-L-rhamnosidase C-terminal domain-containing protein, producing MKGNVILLLVFLFFLNCGEEDARETIFDEEWKAWWILASNQHDSINTWTAYRKEFEVEKPSSSEILRIAVDSKYWLWLNDSLVVREGQLKRGPTPNDTYSDELDVSKYLKKGTNTLAVLMWHFGKEGFSHKNSGRAGLIAEIWNPDGLLLQTDSTWKAIPHPAFLNESEPPYPNWRLSESNIVFDAREDITNWYLSNFEDNQWPRAKAYCKGECQPWGKLIRRIVPQWKDFGLKEYVSISEGDTLTADLPYNAQITPYLKVDAPAGKRIVMFTDHYKGGSEYNMRAEYLTKDGIQEFESPGWINGHKVYYVIPEEVKVLDLKYRESGYNTEFAGSFYCDDEFYNLLWKKAARTLYVTMRDNYMDCPDRERAQWWGDEVLEGGEAFYALDRDADALMRKGMLELVNWQKLDSTFFSPVPAGNWAKELPGQMLMSIGEYGFWNYYMHTGDLETIRQVYKPVKKYLSIWKLKEDGTLVMRQGGWFWGDWGPNKDMVLLLNTQYALALSGMQKMANALGYRSDADSLQLHAENFKSAFNKAFWKENYYRSSGYQGPTDDRSQGLAVVAGLADIDKYESIYQVFQAQMHASPYMEKYILESLFIMSYPEFALKRMKQRFGKMVNHPTITTLWEGWGIGKEGYGGGTTNHAWSGGGLTLLSQKVAGVYPLEPGYKTFQVKPQLGGLTKVKAVVSSVKGDIKVDIIAENESFVMTIEVPESTKAYGYVPSLYRDVSLNGKTLNLSDKNGYYEIGLSAGSNKIEAISK from the coding sequence ATGAAAGGGAATGTGATTTTGCTGTTGGTGTTTTTATTCTTCCTCAATTGTGGGGAGGAAGATGCGCGAGAAACGATCTTTGATGAAGAATGGAAAGCCTGGTGGATATTAGCTTCCAATCAGCATGATAGCATCAATACCTGGACTGCCTACCGGAAAGAGTTTGAGGTAGAGAAACCTTCATCTTCGGAAATACTACGAATTGCTGTTGATTCTAAATACTGGTTATGGTTGAATGATTCATTGGTAGTGAGGGAAGGTCAATTGAAAAGAGGACCTACCCCCAATGATACATACAGCGATGAACTGGATGTTTCAAAGTACCTGAAGAAAGGTACAAACACCCTTGCTGTCCTCATGTGGCATTTCGGTAAAGAGGGTTTTTCACATAAAAACTCGGGCAGGGCTGGCTTGATTGCAGAAATCTGGAATCCTGATGGATTACTTCTACAAACAGACAGCACATGGAAAGCTATCCCTCATCCTGCATTCTTGAATGAAAGTGAGCCACCTTATCCGAATTGGAGATTGTCGGAATCTAATATTGTATTTGATGCTCGAGAAGACATTACTAACTGGTATTTATCCAATTTTGAAGACAACCAATGGCCAAGAGCCAAAGCTTACTGCAAAGGGGAATGCCAGCCGTGGGGAAAACTGATCAGGCGAATTGTTCCCCAATGGAAAGACTTTGGACTGAAGGAGTATGTTAGTATCTCAGAAGGCGATACACTTACAGCTGACTTGCCATACAACGCTCAAATCACACCTTACCTTAAAGTTGACGCTCCTGCCGGTAAACGGATCGTTATGTTCACGGATCACTATAAAGGGGGCTCTGAATACAATATGCGAGCTGAATATCTTACCAAAGATGGAATTCAGGAATTTGAATCACCAGGGTGGATCAATGGACACAAGGTGTACTATGTGATTCCTGAGGAGGTGAAAGTGTTGGATTTGAAATATCGTGAATCGGGCTACAACACAGAATTTGCAGGTAGCTTCTATTGCGATGATGAGTTTTATAATCTTCTTTGGAAGAAAGCAGCAAGAACACTTTATGTCACTATGCGAGACAACTACATGGATTGTCCGGATCGAGAGCGAGCTCAATGGTGGGGTGACGAAGTGCTTGAAGGAGGAGAAGCATTCTATGCTTTGGATCGAGATGCGGATGCACTCATGCGTAAAGGCATGCTGGAACTAGTCAATTGGCAAAAATTAGATAGCACTTTCTTCTCTCCGGTACCGGCTGGAAATTGGGCAAAAGAACTCCCAGGTCAAATGCTGATGAGTATTGGCGAATATGGATTTTGGAATTACTATATGCACACAGGTGATCTGGAAACAATTAGGCAAGTTTACAAGCCCGTCAAAAAATACTTATCTATTTGGAAGCTGAAAGAAGATGGAACGCTGGTGATGCGCCAAGGTGGCTGGTTTTGGGGAGATTGGGGCCCGAATAAAGACATGGTGCTACTGCTAAATACACAATATGCGCTTGCACTTTCTGGTATGCAAAAAATGGCCAATGCGCTAGGATACCGGTCGGATGCAGATAGTCTTCAACTACATGCTGAGAACTTCAAATCAGCTTTTAATAAAGCTTTTTGGAAGGAAAACTACTATCGATCTTCGGGATACCAAGGCCCTACCGATGATCGTTCTCAAGGATTGGCGGTTGTGGCTGGGTTGGCAGATATTGATAAATACGAATCAATCTATCAGGTATTTCAAGCACAAATGCATGCAAGTCCTTATATGGAAAAGTACATCCTGGAGTCGCTTTTTATCATGAGCTATCCCGAGTTTGCTTTAAAGCGAATGAAGCAGCGATTTGGGAAAATGGTCAATCATCCAACAATCACAACCCTTTGGGAAGGTTGGGGCATAGGAAAGGAAGGATATGGTGGTGGCACAACCAACCATGCTTGGAGTGGGGGAGGCTTGACACTACTCTCGCAGAAAGTGGCTGGAGTTTATCCGCTAGAGCCTGGTTATAAGACTTTTCAGGTAAAGCCACAATTGGGAGGATTGACAAAAGTGAAAGCGGTTGTATCAAGTGTGAAAGGAGATATTAAGGTAGATATAATTGCGGAAAACGAATCGTTTGTAATGACTATTGAAGTTCCGGAAAGTACAAAAGCTTATGGTTATGTCCCTTCATTGTATAGGGATGTTTCACTTAATGGGAAAACGCTAAATCTGAGCGATAAAAATGGGTATTATGAAATAGGTTTATCAGCTGGATCTAACAAAATTGAAGCAATCTCAAAATAG
- a CDS encoding alpha/beta hydrolase: MKANLLAIVILTALTQSTTAQGERKIYKTEKAIPYYSEALMNDNDYMQKMCVFDFYYPTNSKNFPTIIWFHGGGLTGGKRSIPNYLKNRGFAVIGADYRLSPKVEGIECIKDAAAATAWAFKNIENYGGNKNLIFVSGMSAGGYLTYMVGLDKDYLNDHGIDANQIAGLIPFSGHAITHFTIRQQMGIPGHQPVIDELAPLYHVRGDAAPLLIITGDRDLEMLGRYEENAYMMRMMKIVGHERVKIHELDGNNHGQMMYPAFPLLVREVNSLTKEIIRGEE, from the coding sequence ATGAAAGCAAACCTCTTAGCAATAGTTATTCTGACTGCACTGACACAAAGCACAACAGCTCAGGGTGAAAGGAAAATTTACAAAACAGAGAAGGCTATTCCATACTATAGTGAAGCACTCATGAATGACAATGATTACATGCAAAAAATGTGTGTTTTTGATTTCTATTACCCTACTAATTCAAAAAATTTTCCTACGATTATTTGGTTCCATGGTGGAGGCTTGACAGGGGGGAAGAGATCCATTCCTAACTATTTAAAGAATCGTGGTTTTGCAGTAATAGGTGCAGATTATCGACTTTCACCGAAAGTAGAGGGGATAGAGTGTATTAAAGATGCTGCAGCCGCAACAGCTTGGGCATTCAAAAACATTGAAAATTATGGTGGTAATAAGAACTTGATTTTTGTTTCTGGTATGTCTGCGGGTGGTTATTTGACGTATATGGTTGGATTAGACAAAGACTATCTCAATGATCATGGAATTGACGCCAACCAAATAGCTGGACTCATCCCATTTTCAGGACATGCTATAACGCATTTTACGATTCGTCAGCAAATGGGAATACCTGGTCATCAGCCTGTTATTGATGAATTAGCACCCCTATATCACGTCAGGGGAGATGCCGCTCCTTTGCTAATCATTACTGGTGATAGGGACCTAGAAATGTTAGGAAGGTATGAAGAAAATGCCTACATGATGCGTATGATGAAAATAGTGGGACATGAAAGAGTAAAAATTCACGAACTTGATGGCAATAATCATGGACAAATGATGTATCCTGCATTTCCTCTTTTGGTAAGAGAAGTCAACTCGTTGACCAAAGAAATTATTAGGGGTGAAGAATAG